The Hemiscyllium ocellatum isolate sHemOce1 chromosome 1, sHemOce1.pat.X.cur, whole genome shotgun sequence DNA window AGGTTGGCTCGGTTGCAGGTAAACGCTCTGTGatcgctccttcaccacccccATTTCCTGCACGAAAGGCCTTTTGCCGGTTTTTCGGTGAATGTATTCGGCGAGTGCGTTCTGTTGGATCTGCTTCAGTTCCGGTTTGGAGAGGTTCACGGTGGACAAGGTCCTTCCATCTCTTTCAAACAGCCTCCGCCTGTCCGCCACAGACCGGAGCTCTGAGGGTTCAGGGAAAGCAAACACTCGATCTGGTTTATGCTGAGCGACAAACGAGGTTTCGCTGTCCGACACTCCCAGCTCATTAATCTTCTCGGGCTCGGAGAAAGACCGTTTCTTCTGCTCCGCCGTCAAGCGTTTCCTGTTTCCAATTCGTGCGACGTGGTGACTGCTCTGAAGTTCTTTGCTGCTGATGTCTGGGGTCAGATTCCTCACCTCTGTTGGTGTGATGCAATGCCTGTCCTTTGGTATGTGCAAGAGCTTTGGCTGAGACATGGAGCCAACGTGAGCTGAAGCGGGCCTGACAGGAATGCTCTGTTTGTTCACATACAGAGAGGTTAAATCCAGGTCTTTTCGTCGAAAAGAAGTGGCCCTCAGCACCTTGCTCTGAGCATCTTTCAGACTGTTTCGATAAGCTCGGTTAAAGGCATTATCTGGGGGAGAGCCTGAGAGGTCGTCTTCCCACAGAGTGTCATTTTCATCTTTATCCATCAACTGGATAGAACTTCTGCTCTTGCTGAGCTGACCTCCCTTGTTTGTGATGGGAAGTGAAGCATGTTTGCTCTTCTGTGCAGATTTAGCAGGAAGCTGCAGCTCACCATCCTGACGTCTCAGCTCCTCCATTTTAGTGCCGGCTTCTCTACTCTCACACGTCAAGTGATGCAGGATTGGGGTCTTGTCAGCAGTTATTAAGTTGCTCATTGAAGTTGACGGCTGCTTTGTCAGCTGCCCTTCTGCAGCACTGCATCTGTTCCTCATGTCATCCAAGCAGTTCAGTGAACTTCTGGCACTGGAAGACTGGTTTGACCTAACAGCATCTGAACCGTGGTGTAGTCCTCGGCTATTTGAAGCCTTCTCACTGTCATGCTCGCGTTGCTCGATCTTACTGACAGTCTCAAGCACAGATGAACGTTTTGTCATTTCGGGTTTTCCAAAGTGACCACTCTGGGAACTTTGGGTGCTACTGGTACTGAACCTTGACCTGCTGAAATTCGATGTATTATGCTGCTCTTGGCATGGAATCTGCTCCTCGGACTTTGGCTGTAAATATGACGATGTACTGATTATATCACTGTAGCGTTTCGGACACAACTGCCTTTCATAGTGACTCCATGGTTCAGGAATCTGCTGTCTGAAGTCCGGATCCCATTTTTGGGATGATCGGCTGTCACTGTAACTTTCCCACTGCTGTAATGTTTTTGCGTCCAAGCTTTGTTGCCTACGGTGGACCATTCTGCTCTCTGGGTGGTTCTGCCACAGTGGAGGTCCTTTTTGGTCTCTGTTCTCATCCTTGATCTGAACGAGATGATTTTCCCATTCAAGTTTCCGCTGATAAGAGTCTCCATCCATTTGACCTTTCCCTTGCCAGTCCTCAGGTTGCTGATTGGCTGGGCCTTTCTCATTGCTTTGCCTTCTCTGCTGTGCTTGTGGAGATTCGATATTTCTACAACGATACTGTGCATCACTCGTGCTGGCACTAGCTGGGGGACTGTGACAAGGTAGTGGGCCTCCATTAGGAGGCACTGTGTCAGGAAAGCATTTTGAATCAGGGAAGACATGTACCTTGTAGTGGGCATACTGTCCGTCTGGACGCTCTGAGCTCACTTCATATTTACTGTTAGAATCAAAGTGTGCAATGCTGGGTTGGTAAACAGCAGGTTTATTGACGATACTTTGGCTTTTGCTTTCCTCTACATTGCACGGAGTACATTTAGTCCTATCAGTTGAGTTCTGAGCGGTGTGTGTATTTTCTCTACTTAGGGCAGGGTAGAGTAATCCATTATTGCTGTTTTGATGCAGATAGTTTGTGCTGGTGGTTGGTGCCTGGGCATACCGTGGTTCAGGCTGAGGCACTGGGTAAATTCCAGTTGGAAGCATTGCTTGACCTGGTTGTGGTGCTTGAGTGAAACTGTGCTTCGGCTGAACAGCTGGGCTACTTTCAGGGCTCTTCTCCAATACTGTGTTAAGTTGTCCTTCTCCGAATGCAGACTTCAGTGGATGGGTTTGCCCAGAGGAACTTGCGTTCATATGGTGAAGCCATGTTCCCTTTGGCAGAGGTCGAACAGGCTTGGCCTGTCCGTCTAGACTTGACCAGGAGGTAGGTTTCTCATGACTTCTGATTGCCATGAAACTGTCACTGCGGGTTGGTGGAAGTGGAGGTGCTTTATTATCCATCTCTAAAGAGCTTCTACTCGGGGTATTCCACACTGGTCCAATACTGTGTCTGTTACCACTGTAGGGCTTATAATAGCTCCTGGGATCTGTCTGGGCCCGACTATTTGAGCTCTTTGTTGAAGGACAGCTAACTTCACGCTCCTCAGAAATTCCTCTGTGGGAATCATAAACTGTTTTCACATACTTTATGTCAGCTTGTCTGATTCCTTCATGGAGGCTATTTCTGGAAGGCATGTTTTCCATGGAAAAGGAACGTTCAGTCCGGAAGGGTGCAGCTGGATATTCAGGAATACTACAACTGGTTGAGAAAGAGCTATAGGCAGAGTCCCTTTTGCTATGATGCTGGGAGAGCTGATCGATGCTGTTGGTGGACTTGGCTGGTGACAGGCTGCAGGAATGATACGGAGGGTTGGTATGGTCCAGGCTCTCCATACTACCTCTCGAGCTGTACTGATCTGGACTCCTCCTCAGATACCCAGGATCATAGCCAGAGAGGTCACTAGTGGAAGAACTGGTCAGGAAAAGAGCAACAGTTATTTTGAATCAGAGATTGAATTTACTTGTATATTAGTGCCAAACAACATCATTTCAATGCTGAGAATCTATCCTGTCCAAGCAATCATCCAatacataaaacaaaaaaaaactttaaacaaACAGCAAAACACAGCACCCAATACTTACTATGTTACTAAATACTATAATAATATTTTCATGCCTTCAATTTTAATATCAGCATTATTGTGATTTGATTATATCATGGTCCCAAGAAAACTAAATTTctcaacaacattttaaaataaaaagcatcTTTATACATGCATTAACTTCCCAGTGCCTTCTGTTTTGCTGTGAACAAACTATCAAAGTTGTAATTTTCTTGATCAGGTTTTACAGTTGATTGGCTAGGcgaagttagaacatagaacaatacagcgcagaacaggcccttcggccctcgatgctgtgccgacctgtgaattattctcagctcatccccctacactatcccaaaatcatccatgtgcttatcgaaggattgtttaaatctccctaatgtgactgagttgactacattagcaagtagggcattccatgcccttaccactctctgcgtaaagaacctgcctctgtcatctgtcttaaatctatcacccctcactttgtagttatgccccctcgtactcACAGACATCATCATCCCAGGAAAAGACTtgcactgtctaccctatcttaCCCTGTCTACCctaccctctgatcatcttgtatgtctctatcaaatccccttttTGCCGcctcctttccaatgagaacagacccaagtctctcagcctttcttcataagaccttccctccagaccaggcaacattctggtaaatctcctctgcgccttttccgatgcttccacatccttcccgaaatatggggaccaggaCATTTGATGGAAGATATTCCATTAATCAGTTGTGGCGATAGTGAccggggggaggggtgggttggAGGTtgggagtgacagagagggagtaAGAGAGGGACACCACCCAAAAATATCATCCCTGACAATCAACTACAATTTGGCTTAAGGTTCCAGGCTACTTTGGTTAGGACTGGATGAGACAGAGCTAGTCTATTTAGAGAGAGATAAGGATGGAAGAACACGTTGAAAGATCTCGGTCATAATGCAACCATCCTATCAGAGTAAAACTGCATTCCTATCAAACTTGGTGTTAACACCTTCAGCTTTCAAGCTGAGATGGTGGCGGGAATGCCGCTGGATATTAATATGGAGGCTCTAGGGTGCAGGGGAAGATACACTGTtgctggaattcaaattccaccaataaAAAGTCTGGAGAAAAATGAATGAAAGGCAGTCTCAGTGGTCGACAAAAAACTAGCACTGACGTCAGGGAAAACCCAGTTGGCTCACTAATAAGTGGTAGAGGTAGGAAATTACCATTCTTCCCATCTGGTTTATATATATGACTCCATATCAACAGTAATGTGGTTAGCGTCTCAAGTTAGGATGAGCAACAAAATTCtgtccttgccagtgacaccctcatcccgggAAAGATTTGGAGCTTTAAAGGCAAGGAGATCtaagttttaaaaatgaatgaAACAGCTCACTGACTCTTTATAAGTCAAATTTAACTGTTAGCAGTCGCCAAGACGATGGCGGAATGTACTGAAGGAAGTGATACCAGGTTATACAGACCAAGCATTTCAACACTAAATGTTGTGCGCTTAGGAATCAGATTCCCATCAATTGACAGAATCTCAAAAAAGCAATGTGTTAACGACTGTCAAAAGATGCATTAAGCTCTCATGCTTTACCATTTATTCAAACTACATTTCCTACTTAATCAAAGCCAGTGATTGATGCACTGATGGCCAGCGATAAATGATACTCTTGAACACTGTACACTCTCTTTTAACCTCCATTATAAATTCCTACACTCACACGTATAACTGAAAGTGCCAAAGGAAAACATGTCAGGTTGTAATTACAGCCTTTAACTGCTGGAGGTGCACAAGTATCATCATTGACAGTCTATAATCGCAATGTGACAAATTTACATCAACAGTTAACAAGCACAGGC harbors:
- the shroom3 gene encoding protein Shroom3 isoform X2 encodes the protein MMQISQGTISTPWHQTYHSSSSTSDLSGYDPGYLRRSPDQYSSRGSMESLDHTNPPYHSCSLSPAKSTNSIDQLSQHHSKRDSAYSSFSTSCSIPEYPAAPFRTERSFSMENMPSRNSLHEGIRQADIKYVKTVYDSHRGISEEREVSCPSTKSSNSRAQTDPRSYYKPYSGNRHSIGPVWNTPSRSSLEMDNKAPPLPPTRSDSFMAIRSHEKPTSWSSLDGQAKPVRPLPKGTWLHHMNASSSGQTHPLKSAFGEGQLNTVLEKSPESSPAVQPKHSFTQAPQPGQAMLPTGIYPVPQPEPRYAQAPTTSTNYLHQNSNNGLLYPALSRENTHTAQNSTDRTKCTPCNVEESKSQSIVNKPAVYQPSIAHFDSNSKYEVSSERPDGQYAHYKVHVFPDSKCFPDTVPPNGGPLPCHSPPASASTSDAQYRCRNIESPQAQQRRQSNEKGPANQQPEDWQGKGQMDGDSYQRKLEWENHLVQIKDENRDQKGPPLWQNHPESRMVHRRQQSLDAKTLQQWESYSDSRSSQKWDPDFRQQIPEPWSHYERQLCPKRYSDIISTSSYLQPKSEEQIPCQEQHNTSNFSRSRFSTSSTQSSQSGHFGKPEMTKRSSVLETVSKIEQREHDSEKASNSRGLHHGSDAVRSNQSSSARSSLNCLDDMRNRCSAAEGQLTKQPSTSMSNLITADKTPILHHLTCESREAGTKMEELRRQDGELQLPAKSAQKSKHASLPITNKGGQLSKSRSSIQLMDKDENDTLWEDDLSGSPPDNAFNRAYRNSLKDAQSKVLRATSFRRKDLDLTSLYVNKQSIPVRPASAHVGSMSQPKLLHIPKDRHCITPTEVRNLTPDISSKELQSSHHVARIGNRKRLTAEQKKRSFSEPEKINELGVSDSETSFVAQHKPDRVFAFPEPSELRSVADRRRLFERDGRTLSTVNLSKPELKQIQQNALAEYIHRKTGKRPFVQEMGVVKERSQSVYLQPSQPDDQSLSSYSSMSSLLDQSVYSRQPLDRLPETTRVSSTLPPGLPGNFDLYGGARQADNGASLNWYRMNVERTYSSELTLNKIAPQDPVQPYDQSDQNPFHHQQQPAFERQSSARNSGKFASADNLLEKSKNPVAIHVRSRSSPSTDMISEDVLYAMNRPFGTSIKDPSFSKLTGTDCVDSIHGVPSTSRMQQVSRLQRSDCGQQLVRAASQDWSYGNEGTDCKSKATGTHLPAGYEKEPKPMAGSRLPSQNEKHKSREGYRPRSTSSLSQLTSISQHSHRCASDNSAAGKAASEQRSKSFARLHETVSNKPATAGPEPFVNYQPEGSRAETASKKAVPPQRPPAPKMKWVNSIHDDTTKRSPFLPHVAGLIFKQTEQGQGPGTASSRTWEAEVPPARPPSPQPSGHSSPSPLRLKSSSSFAEEDDVFIQELEQQALSSCYPTPLLPPPQDPTLVPRVRDQDLPPPPSPISAGDQETEELFHRKESGVLARFPDKDAAKNKFPAMTRTERSDQTNLPCSCNVSTMNGELGSAAVVTPAATEQALSTQNAQRSNQSWDSSFIQTQKAATSQENSDCKHSPMPLEENKKCPEDLKSEELAKEIIGKDKSLAEILDPDSNMKTTMDLMEGIFPRSSTVRQETQHRKPRLQKVIDKSGSEEQQKEERETGATSARCPTYYNTSAVKAELMNKVKDMQRNSAEDEDVEEPDINEKKSELIESITCKLQTLRKAKESLAADIKLNSALGEEVETMIKGLCKSNEYEKYKMFVGDLDKVVNLLLSLSGRLARVENVLKTLDENTNTEERNLLNEKRRLLTSQHEDAKELKENLDRRARVVLDILENYLTEEQFQDYQHFVKMKAALLMEQRELDDKIKLGEEQLKCLLESLPADFVSQRTAHSPASHPEPDTSQPKLTSSL